In Drosophila miranda strain MSH22 chromosome XR, D.miranda_PacBio2.1, whole genome shotgun sequence, the genomic window CCAGCGCGTGAGAGTTTTGATTAGTTTGTATTAGgaatttatattatatttagaTTTTATTTCTTTCTTGGTTTAGTTAAAAATTATGTTGGTAGGTTATACATAATTGGATATCCCTGTTCCTGGTAGCGAGTAGGGGGGTGTGAGGGACAAGAAAAGGCTTCGTTAGTCTGGAATTTGTTAAGCTAAAACTACTGTGAGGATCTGTGGAGCTTCTTTGTACATATCTACTATAATCATTAGCAAGAACAAATTGcctaataaataaattataataaaCATGCTTGGAAAATTACAAAACTTTACCTTTCGGATTTGTCAGCTACAAAATGAAGACAAAAGTAAACacataaaaagaaaaaaccaatTCTTACAACAATTCTTCTCATCGGTTAATGACAGCCACATATGTACCTATGTATTTACTGAACAATAAAAGTTGTTCCCACAACGACTTGTTTTCGACCGGTCATTCACATGCCAGCCATAAGATCCGGTAAATTCCAGCAAATGATGTTAAACTATTCCGTTGTGATAGCTTTTTGACTGAGAAACTACATAGTTTGCATAGAAAAGGACCGACACTATTTGTACAAATAAGCGAAAAGGGCTTCCTTCTACAGGTTATACAACCTTATACAACTATTATCGATTGATTACAAAGTAGTCTTTTCGATCTAGCTTGACGATCTATGTATAAGACTTGCGAGTCTAGGCATGgatctacatacatatttacatatgcTCCCGGAAGCTACCTATTACTTCTGGTCATGTACAATGTACGCACTTCACAAAATACATGCTGCATGTATAATATATTCTGCAGGTATATTTTAGGGTTGACATCGGGGGTTTCTTGTTtcgtttattattattcattcagttttctttatttttgttgttgttctttctaatttaatatacatatataaaaaattataaTTCCATATAAATATGTAGTGTTCGTCCTCCATTCATTAATATTAAATAGCTCTActacacagaaaaaaaacattaTTTGTAATTCTTCTTCGATTCTTGGATTCTTCaaatttctttctttttccaGAAAACAAACGCAaaggaaacattttttacattttacaACACTACTACACTGTCAAAAATGAagtaaaaaaaattataaaaaacgTTACACaaattataaaataaaaacaaaatacaaagtAAGATTATGCAAAATAAACATCTACGCAAAAATTGTCTCTTTTTTGTTGTCCAAGGAGGGAGATAAACGGAAATTTTACATTACTgtttatataaaaaaatattaaattaaaacTTATTTAcgttttatatttatatatatatatatgcattACATGTAAGAGAGCGAGACATAGATATACAGTTGCATACAGTGAGTGCATGGGACGCAGTGGAACAGAAAGAGATACCCATAGAGaacaggggcagaggcaggtGCAAAGACGGCGCAAATAGCGAATAAAATCGATCTTCTCTGATAGAATACAAAATGAGTTTAGTCGGTGGCCTCGGATTCGCATACAAGTATATTAATTTGATTGCTTTGTCCTTCTACTTTTTACTTTCTCCTTCTCCCTCAAGGCGCTCCAGTTGGGCCAAATCATGGGTTATATTGCTGCTCTTTCATTATATTCCTTTTTCTCTTTATTCGATTTATTTTTTCTGTATCTATCATTTCTATTTCCATTTCTTCTCCTTTGTcatgtttgtttgttttcaaATAGCCTTTTGCTGCATCGATCATCATAAtcgtcgtcgttgttgttgttttttttgtagttgctgttgctgttgcttttgcgGTTGCTTTTTTCATCTTTTCGTTTGGCAGTAGAATTTGCTTTGctttttacattttttaactttaatattaatatataaAAGTTcgatctatatatatatttaaatttccACATCCTTTTGCACTTCGTTCAAAGAGAAACGATGGCCTCCCAGCATTTAATTGTGGTTCTTGGGCGGTGattttgttcatttttggggctgtgtgttgtgtgtgttgtgtgggTATGTGTGTCTGTGGAGGTGGGTTTTGGGACTCGGGTTTCGGTTTAGCTGCTGTGGCTGGTGTGGGGCCGCTGCTTACTTAATCAAAGCCCCTTGCGTCCATATTGGCCGATAAAAGATCCGTCTTCATTCATGCCTGGATATTGAATATTGGTTGTTGTTCATTCATATTCAAACATTTTTTAtacattttgtgtgtgtgtgtgtgtgtgtgttgtgtgtgtgtgtgtgtgtgtttgtgtagtGTAAAGAGAAAGGTAAGAGAAATAATGATACATatgaaataaaattaaaaatcaaatCAGTATTGTGCAGTTAAAGAAATATATAAACATTTAACAAAGaacacaaaaaaacaattGGCAAACTTTAGCGACTGATGGATGATGCTCTGGAATGAAATGAAGTGGattggagtggagtggagtgaaTCAGCAGCTGTGGCCAAGCCAGGTGCCACTTGGGTACGTGGGTAGATGTTTCAGTGGGGAGCTTTGGAAAGGATGATCTCTGCGCGAGCAGAGAGGCAGCCGCAGAGAGGCAGTCCCTGCAGTTAGTATTAAACAAGAGAGCAAACGAAAACAGCGTGCAAGGGAAAGGATCAATGGAGATGCAGCGAAAGCGCACAACAACTGTCCCGCTCTCTTCTGCCCGAATTAGAGCTATGGAGTGAGGGAAAGCGGAATGGGAGAACCTATTTCCGCTAATGGCAATGGCTTTTTGTGACGAAAGCGCATCAGGAAGCCGGCCGCAAAGAGAACAGAAAGTAAACAACATTACGAGTAAGCCCTTGGAAAGCTCTTCTGACCTGACAGATTGGacggtggatggtggatgacGATGTCGCCGCAACAGGAGGAGCACAGCACAAAGAGACAACGACGAGTCAAAACGGGGAGAGAGCGAAAGGACTCTCCTAGACTTTGCGGACGCCACCGCTGGCTATGCAGTGGTCGTAGgacggtggtggtggtgctgggGACGAGTGTGGCGACGGTGGCAACGGCAGCGATGGCTGGAACGATTTCGATGGCGACGGCTGCTGCAGTGCTGGACTGCTGGGGGACAACGGAGACTGCAAAAGTTTGCTACATCCCTTGcgggcagcggcggcggcacgGGCGGCAGCGGTGGCCACAGCTGCTCAACATTGACCACAGTATCAtcatcaacatcatcatcatcatcatcatcatcatcatcatcatcatcatcatcatcatcatcatcgtcatcatcatcatcatcatcatcatcatcatcatcatcatcatcatcatcatcatcaataAAATCAAAATTGTTGTAAAGAAATCAAGGCCATGAgaacacaaaatggtcaagatGATGTCACATGTGTACGGGGGGATCATCTTAGCCCTAGAACGGCGCCGTCCTTATCAAAACTAAAAATGGAGAATATGGCTCCGCTACAAAGCTGgtcaatatacatacatatacaataAGTATACGAAGGTAGGCCGTAAGCGTGCCCTGTCCATCCCTCGAATCGTATCCCATATAAGGAGGAAGTCTCAATTCAGAAGCAGATCGCTATATGTTGATTTATGATCTTTCAAAGCTTTCTTTGAAGCAATGCGGTTCCGTTCTAGGCTTAAGATGAGGAGTAGGAGGTACAAAGAGATGTACAAAggatgtatgtgtgtatgtatgtgtgtatgtatgtgtgtatgtatgtatgtaggtgGTCAGGAAAACTCGGATTCGAATTTGGATTCGGAATCGACTTGACTCAACTAACCTGTATCGCCATCGCCGTACTCGGCCATTGAATCGGTGTCGCTCTCCACGCCCGGTTTATTCGCTGAACTAACGGATTGGCGACCAGCGCTCTTGTTATCCAAACTGCGAACGGGATAAGTGATTATTATTAGAATGTGGATTGTGGCTTGTGGACTGTGGATGGGTCTCTTACGGTTGCGAGTACTCGTGGAAACCTCCTTCGTCGGGATAGTCGCGCCTTCCGTTGGCAAGTTCCCGGTCGTGAACATCGTACTTGCCGCCTCGGTTGCGACGAATGATGCAGATAATTATGAACAGGATGATGATGAAGGCCAGGGCCAGCATCATGCCGATGAACCAGCCGGCGTTGGCTACCGTTTCGTTGGGCACCATTATCGGTCCCTCTACGCTATTCGTGTCGATCTCCTGCGTGGCGCTTTCCGTGTAGTAATGTCCATCGACGGACACCACCCGGAACTCGTATGCGGTCTCTGGATCGAGACCGGCTATCTCCTGGAAGTCAGTCATTTTCTCCTCCTTTGCGTCGGACCATTGCGTCTCACCCTTGACCCTGCAATCGAATCAGGAGCTTGAGTTCATTTCTTTCGAGAGCACAGCGCGAGTCTTTACTGTACCTGTACTTGGTGAAGAAGTGAGTGCCCGCGTGTCCCTCGGTGCTCGGCTGCCAGTTGATGCGGAACTTGGCCTGTCCATTGTCCGACGGCAACTGCTCCCAGGCAAAGCTGGGCGTGGCTGGTGCCAAGTTGCTATCCCCCAGAGTGCTCTTCTCGATGTAGTGCCTGCAGGGATGTAGGGAAAGGAGTCAAAGATCAAATACTTTAACGTGCGTCTTGGGTCATAGACTCACTCAGTTCCTTCGCCCATCTTGGTGGTAGCCGTAATGGAGATGCGGTACTTGGTCTTGGGCTTTAGGCCAGCCATCTTCATGCGCGTGATCCTCGGATCGGTGATATGGGGATCGTATTCGCGTCGCTCGCCCACAAAGCTGCCCTGGACCTCCTCATAGTAGATCTTGTAGCCGGTCAGCTTTCCGTTGGGATGCAGCGGCTTCTTCCAGGTAACCCAGAAAGCGGAGGAGCCCAGTGGATGAGCGTCCAGCGACTGTACAGGGGAGGGCACACCCTCGGGCGTGTCGAAATCGATGATGGCACTGGGCGGACCATTGAATCGTCCGTTGTAGGCCAGTATGCGGGCAAAGTTCTTCGAGTCTGGCTTGAATTGCGTGACCAGGGCCGTGTCTGTGTCGCCCTTAACATGGATCTCGCGCAGACCCTCTTCGCCCTCCTTTTCGGTCCAGGTCTGGATCTTGTAGCCCTTGAAGTGCCCGCGCACGGACTCCTCGCTGACGGGGGTCCAGGCGAGGTAGGCGCTCGTGGCCGTTGTAATCTGTCGCATCGTGAAGTTGGTCGGCGCGTCCAGCGGACGGTCCTCCCCCGAGTAGCCAATGACCTCCTCGGCGGCCACGTTCGACTCGCCGCGCTCGTTGATGGCTACCACCTTGATGTGGTACTTGACGAAGGTCGGTTGGTCGGTGATCACTATGTTGTTCTGGTGCCACTCGTTGATGTCCTTGTTCTCCCAGGCGGCTGCGGGAATGTCACGCTTCCAGCTAACGCGGTACTGGAACTTCGGGGCGTTGTGCTCGATCTCCGGCATGGGGGTCCACGAGATCACCAGGTTGTTGGGCTCCGTTCCCTGGCCCACAACGTTGTCCGGATTCTTGAAGGGCACGTCCGGCTGGGTAGTGCAGGACTCGCTATGAGCGGACGGCTGCGAGGCGCCGATTTTGTTGAAGGCGATCACGCGGAACGTGTAGTTGGCCCACGGGGACATCTGGACCACGAAGGAGAAGTCCGTGTTGGGCACCTTCTCGAAGGCCGTGTCCCACGAGGCGGGGGTGAATGAGGTGTTGAACTGGATCGTGTAGTGCAGGATGGGCGATCGGTTGTCGCCCTGCGGCTCCCACATGATCTCCGCCTTGTCCGCCTGGCAGGTTATGCCCGTCAGCTTGGGGGCGTTCGGCACGTCCTGGACGATCAGGTTCGCCTTCGCGGTGGCCTCGTCCAGTCGGGTTCGTGCCACACACGTGTATTCGCCGGAGTCCAGTTCCATCGTCTTGGCAATCGTCAGGCTGTTGTCGTTGGTCTTGACGAACCGCGGCTGCGCCTCAAAGTCGATCGGCTGTCCGTCCTTCCACCAGTCTATCTCGATCTCCAGATTTCCGTCGTGCGCCTCATTGCAGCGGAACGTGGCCGACTGTCCGGCGGCCACCTCGTAGTTCTGCGGCTCCTGGGTGATTCGCGTGTGCTCCATCACTGTCAGCGAGCCCTCGGCGGACTTGTTCCCGAACTTGTTCTCCGCATAGCACGTGTATTGCCCGGCGTCCGAGAAGGTCACGTCCAGGATCTGTAGATCCCCATTGGCCTGCACGATGTAGCGTCCTCCGGTCAGCCAGTTGGTGGCCCGCAGCCACCTCACCTGCGGCTTGGGGGCCCCGGTTACGCGGCAGCGCAGGGTCACGTTGCGTCCGTCGACGGTGGAGAGGGCGGTCGGCGGCTCCTCGATCTCTGGGGGCAGGGCCTGCACGTTGAGGAAAACATCCTTGTAGACGTAGCCCAAGGAGTTGGTGGCGTTGCAGCCGTAGTTTCCCGTGTCGCTCTTCACCAGATTCACGATGCGAATGGTGTTGTCGGTGACGGTGCGCCTGGGATTGGGCGTGCTCTGCTCGATGGGCTTGCCGTTGTGGATCCAGCTGATCTTCGGCTCGGGGAAGCCGGCTGCCTCGCACTGGAAGACCACCTCCTCGTCCTCGGCGGCCGTCTTGAAGTCAGGTTCTACGGTGAAATAGGGGATGGCGTTCACCTCCAGGATGATGGAGAAGGACTGGGCGTTGCCCACGCCGTTAGACACGTCGCAGGTGTAGGTGCCGTTGTCGTCAAAGTTCGTCTGCCGTATGATCAGCGACTTGCCATAGTGGCCCTGCGTGATGCGGTCGCTCCACTGTATCCGGTGTCCATCCTTGCTCCATACGGTCTGGGGCAGCGGCGTGCCGCCGTAGATACAGAACAGCTCCATGCGCTTGCCGCGCAGCGCGAGGGACTGGCGACGGGAAACGTACTGCCTGATCGGCTGGTGCTTGTTTTGGGAGGCGCTGACGCCCATCTGCTTCACGTCCAGCAGGACCTTGTTGCCGATCTTGTACTCGCTGCGGAACACGGAGGTCGCGGAGCAGGCGTAGTAAAAGTCATCGCTGGCGTCGTCGCGGGTCACGTTCGAGAACCAGAGGTTGCCCTCCGGGTCGAGGGTCATGCGCGAGTTGTTGATCGACTTTATGCTGCCGTCGATCGACTGCTGCATCATCCAGTTGACCGTCGGACTGGGGAAGCCGTCTGGCGCCGCGCACTTCAGCATGAAGGGCTCCCCCTCCACTGCCACCACGGTCTTGGCCGCCTCGTCCTTGAACGCGTTCAGCTCAGCCTTCCGCACGTACACGGAGTTCGAGGTGGCCGTCCCGAACTCGTTCGACGCAAAGCACTGGTAGTGGCCTCGGTCCTCGTCCTTCGGCGAGGTGATCACCAATGTGCCGCGTCCCGGCTGCCGCAGCATTCGGTCGTCGTACGCCTGCCAGTCGAACTTCTTGCCGTTCTTTATCCATGAGTATCTGGAATGATAGGATAGCGAATCACACATCAGACAGAGCGATCTTTTGTTGGGTTCAGTTTCAGCAGAGCTTCCTGTCTCACAGATCCATGCAACAGTATAGAGAAGACGCTGCCTTCTACAAATTAAATGGCCTCCAGCCCACAGGCCCCTCCCGTAAAAGAAATACACGCAAAACTCCACGACCCATATTTGATCCAAATCGAAACAACTTTAGAGTGCATGCATGAATATAATCTACTAGATTTTGCAGGAAATATAATCTAGTTTCATCAGTAACTACAAATTTGATTCTCTGGGTGCAAGTATTTCACAGGAAAATGTGAAATTTTGCATTCTTGGCGGCAGCTGTGGCTCAAGATAAAATCAGAATCAAATTTCCCCATTGAGACGGTGCCCAGCGAGAGTTCCGTTGCTTTCAAGGAGACTCACACACGGATGTTTTCGACACCGACTTcggtaaagcattcgactccgACAATCACTGCCTCCCTCATAGCACAGAACGAGGGCTTTCTGACGGACacggctcaatcgactcggctattgaggCTGATCAAGAGTATATATGGGATATGTTATATCCACTTCCACCACCAATACACTccttttgagtatcgggtataattaatacGTGGAGCGCTATTTATCCCTCTCTACAATACATAATGCCCGGGTGACCGTTTGCTAATCAGAGATTTATTCCAGACCGAATGGAATGTAATGATTCACCTACATATTTCCGTTAATTGTTCCATATCAAATGACCAATTATGACATTTTATTCCCCGTCTCCTCATCTCCTCATCTCCCAATTCCcaatcccagtcccagtcccagtctccGAGTTTTCCCCGTTTCCTGGACTGCCATTAGGCGGCTTTGCTGTCTAACAAGTTGCGTTTTTCTACATTTAATTTCGCTTAATCAACATTTCTCAGGCTCGGCTCAGGGGCCCCGGGACTCGGGCAAAAAGTGAAGAAAATTAAGACATTTTATGCACAAATTATGACGACTTAACTTGCTTCATTTCCAATTGCGAAAAATGTCGATTCCAGTAAGTGTCGGGCCTGGGGGAGAGACCGGGGGGATAGGGAATGTGGCAGTTTCTGGCAGTCTGCTGCTTTTGTTTCCATCTCATTGCTCGAGTCGCGAGTAATTGAAATTAAGCGGCAAAAGGAAGTCGACGCCAGAAGAGCGCCAGCTCAAGTTCTCTCTGGGGTAGCTATGGCTATGCCCGACTTTTGTACAGATACAtatccatacatacatatgtaagtatATGTTGTGCATATTTACATACACACAAAGAAATATATGTGTGCAACACTCGAAAGCCGCAGTCAATTATAAGTATCAGCGGACTGCTGCTTGAGCTTGTTAGGCATTGGAACAAGCTTTTCTCTTTTTGTTctttctttcaatttttcaTCATTTTCAGACTTGAGCTATGCTCCCCAGTGCCCACTCCTCCATCCCCTCCTTTGGTTGGATCTtttcgggttcgggttcgggcTCACTCTTGGCTACAGGTCACGCCATAGGTCAATCATTTGAATTGTTTTTAAGTGTAGTTGTAAGTTGGAACTACCAAGGGAACTGAGCGACTGAGCGACTGTGCACTGCTGGAGGGCTGGTGGAGTGCTGCAGTGGGGGGCAAGTAGGAGGGCAGCTATAGAAATGGAAAGACTGGCACAAGAGTTTGTTGAACGGccaccatccatccatccatccagccatccatccattcaTCCGTCCGTCCATTCACGCACATTTACGTGCATCCTGGCGAACTAGTTTTTGAGCGTGCTTATCGGCCTGGTCGTCCACGTGCATTTACCCAGGACCGGACAACATGTTTCGAATGACACATTAGGTCAtcgcctggcctggcctgccctgccctgcccacCATACAGTCACTGCTGAGTTGTTGGCCAACCCCAACTCTtgaccagcagcagctctgcTGCTTGGGCAAGTCAATAAATTTCTGGCTAAGTAGCAGGCTGGCAGTCGAGGAGGCAGAGAGGTCTGCCCTCCCTTCGGCAGACACCATCGAAGGCAGTCAAGCGGTCACTTGAAACAGTTACTCCAGACAACAGCTGCTCCGCACCCTCGTTCCTGGTTCCTCGTTCTTCGGTCCTCGCCCCTCACCCCTCACCCTTCACCCTTCACCCCTCTTCCTGTACCGTATCAAATCTTATCTCCCTGTCCTTCCCTTCGAACCCTCTTTTTTGCACGTCGAACGTTTCCTCTTTAAATTTCTTTCGACACATCCACAAGTATTTCTTTCGTGTTGCGGTCCTGTTTACCCTGTCCGGTCCGGCCTTGTGGCCTTTCCTCAATCGAAAGTTGACTAGCTGTAATTGTGCAGATCTGATGCACTATGCAGACATACCGCTGACAGGATCTATCAGCCGTACTTCGGCACGATCGCACCCAAAAGAAATCTCTGAAAACAGATGTGTGGCTTTCAGTATATAGCTGCCCCCTAGCTCACTCCGCCGGGGGGCGCCACCTGACGAGGAAGAGATGGAGAGCCATCGAGTATCAGAGAAGCCAGCCAGGGCTGTAATAATGATCTAATCTGATCCAATCATTCTCCACGATCCTGCGTGTTTGGTTCGTATCTCTATCAGCAGATCAAGAATATGCTTGTCGGGGCTGGAGACGGACTCCACGAACCTAATATACCTAATATACCCCTCTTATGCCACTCCTTGTGTACCGGGTATATGGTAATAAATGCATATGGAAACCGTGTGTACACACATTCTGTAAGAGTGTATGCGCCAAGAAGTGCCAGAACAAGCCTGATGAATCATCAGAGAGTACTTTGCATATTAGGAAGGAGGCGTCTCTAAGGGGTCTGGCTGGAGCTGGTTCCCGCTGTGTTTTTGGGGTTGGAAAGCAACAAAATGCCATAGCATACTTTTTTGCGCGTTGCCCCGCTCCGCGGCCGcggccacgcccacgcccacgcggCGGCGTCTGCCCTAACCCAGTTATAGGTggtatgcatgtatgtatccACACGTACACATGTATACAGCGCACATGCCAGTGTGTGCGAGTGCTTGTGGCAGCGTTTGAAGTGCAATACATACGTACATgaaagaaaagcaaagaaaagaaaagaaaagccaTAACCGCATTTAGCCAGGAGGGAAGCAGGGGGACAAAAGCTACTAGGTGGACAAAAGGAGAGGTGTAGGCGTAGTGGCTGGTAGTGGCCTACACGATTTCATTCTGTCCTTTCCCTGAGCAACAGGCTGGTCCGAGATCCACGTAGACTGGTCCATTCGTCCGTCGATCCATAGATCTTTCAAGCTTTTGGGACCACTTTAGCCCCCCTATTTGTAGATTTTCAGAACCGTTTTGTGGAACTATTTCTGGGGTCTGTCGACAGTCAAATGTCAAAACATAAAATGGCCCCTACCACGCCCCTGCCAACGGCTGTCGGCTGTGGGCTGTGGGCTGTGGGGGGGGAAAGGGCACGGGAGCATTTACAAGCCAGTACAAGGGTTGGCCCTTCGGCTAATACCACCCCCACCCCCGAGATTTCCGGGCTGACT contains:
- the LOC108151874 gene encoding neuroglian isoform X1, with translation MRRQSTMLAAILLAAFLGSATARTNSPPRIIKQPAPGELLFKVAQQNKESDNPFIIECEADGQPEPEYSWIKNGKKFDWQAYDDRMLRQPGRGTLVITSPKDEDRGHYQCFASNEFGTATSNSVYVRKAELNAFKDEAAKTVVAVEGEPFMLKCAAPDGFPSPTVNWMMQQSIDGSIKSINNSRMTLDPEGNLWFSNVTRDDASDDFYYACSATSVFRSEYKIGNKVLLDVKQMGVSASQNKHQPIRQYVSRRQSLALRGKRMELFCIYGGTPLPQTVWSKDGHRIQWSDRITQGHYGKSLIIRQTNFDDNGTYTCDVSNGVGNAQSFSIILEVNAIPYFTVEPDFKTAAEDEEVVFQCEAAGFPEPKISWIHNGKPIEQSTPNPRRTVTDNTIRIVNLVKSDTGNYGCNATNSLGYVYKDVFLNVQALPPEIEEPPTALSTVDGRNVTLRCRVTGAPKPQVRWLRATNWLTGGRYIVQANGDLQILDVTFSDAGQYTCYAENKFGNKSAEGSLTVMEHTRITQEPQNYEVAAGQSATFRCNEAHDGNLEIEIDWWKDGQPIDFEAQPRFVKTNDNSLTIAKTMELDSGEYTCVARTRLDEATAKANLIVQDVPNAPKLTGITCQADKAEIMWEPQGDNRSPILHYTIQFNTSFTPASWDTAFEKVPNTDFSFVVQMSPWANYTFRVIAFNKIGASQPSAHSESCTTQPDVPFKNPDNVVGQGTEPNNLVISWTPMPEIEHNAPKFQYRVSWKRDIPAAAWENKDINEWHQNNIVITDQPTFVKYHIKVVAINERGESNVAAEEVIGYSGEDRPLDAPTNFTMRQITTATSAYLAWTPVSEESVRGHFKGYKIQTWTEKEGEEGLREIHVKGDTDTALVTQFKPDSKNFARILAYNGRFNGPPSAIIDFDTPEGVPSPVQSLDAHPLGSSAFWVTWKKPLHPNGKLTGYKIYYEEVQGSFVGERREYDPHITDPRITRMKMAGLKPKTKYRISITATTKMGEGTEHYIEKSTLGDSNLAPATPSFAWEQLPSDNGQAKFRINWQPSTEGHAGTHFFTKYRVKGETQWSDAKEEKMTDFQEIAGLDPETAYEFRVVSVDGHYYTESATQEIDTNSVEGPIMVPNETVANAGWFIGMMLALAFIIILFIIICIIRRNRGGKYDVHDRELANGRRDYPDEGGFHEYSQPLDNKSAGRQSVSSANKPGVESDTDSMAEYGDGDTGQFTEDGSFIGQYVPGKLQPPVSPQPLNSSASAHQQAPPQTSAAAAAAAAAGGGNGSGLGSGAVAGGAGTGASNGGTGSTNTAAVATYV
- the LOC108151874 gene encoding neuroglian isoform X2 is translated as MRRQSTMLAAILLAAFLGSATARTNSPPRIIKQPAPGELLFKVAQQNKESDNPFIIECEADGQPEPEYSWIKNGKKFDWQAYDDRMLRQPGRGTLVITSPKDEDRGHYQCFASNEFGTATSNSVYVRKAELNAFKDEAAKTVVAVEGEPFMLKCAAPDGFPSPTVNWMMQQSIDGSIKSINNSRMTLDPEGNLWFSNVTRDDASDDFYYACSATSVFRSEYKIGNKVLLDVKQMGVSASQNKHQPIRQYVSRRQSLALRGKRMELFCIYGGTPLPQTVWSKDGHRIQWSDRITQGHYGKSLIIRQTNFDDNGTYTCDVSNGVGNAQSFSIILEVNAIPYFTVEPDFKTAAEDEEVVFQCEAAGFPEPKISWIHNGKPIEQSTPNPRRTVTDNTIRIVNLVKSDTGNYGCNATNSLGYVYKDVFLNVQALPPEIEEPPTALSTVDGRNVTLRCRVTGAPKPQVRWLRATNWLTGGRYIVQANGDLQILDVTFSDAGQYTCYAENKFGNKSAEGSLTVMEHTRITQEPQNYEVAAGQSATFRCNEAHDGNLEIEIDWWKDGQPIDFEAQPRFVKTNDNSLTIAKTMELDSGEYTCVARTRLDEATAKANLIVQDVPNAPKLTGITCQADKAEIMWEPQGDNRSPILHYTIQFNTSFTPASWDTAFEKVPNTDFSFVVQMSPWANYTFRVIAFNKIGASQPSAHSESCTTQPDVPFKNPDNVVGQGTEPNNLVISWTPMPEIEHNAPKFQYRVSWKRDIPAAAWENKDINEWHQNNIVITDQPTFVKYHIKVVAINERGESNVAAEEVIGYSGEDRPLDAPTNFTMRQITTATSAYLAWTPVSEESVRGHFKGYKIQTWTEKEGEEGLREIHVKGDTDTALVTQFKPDSKNFARILAYNGRFNGPPSAIIDFDTPEGVPSPVQSLDAHPLGSSAFWVTWKKPLHPNGKLTGYKIYYEEVQGSFVGERREYDPHITDPRITRMKMAGLKPKTKYRISITATTKMGEGTEHYIEKSTLGDSNLAPATPSFAWEQLPSDNGQAKFRINWQPSTEGHAGTHFFTKYRVKGETQWSDAKEEKMTDFQEIAGLDPETAYEFRVVSVDGHYYTESATQEIDTNSVEGPIMVPNETVANAGWFIGMMLALAFIIILFIIICIIRRNRGGKYDVHDRELANGRRDYPDEGGFHEYSQPLDNKSAGRQSVSSANKPGVESDTDSMAEYGDGDTGMNEDGSFIGQYGRKGL